Genomic segment of Microbacterium sp. M28:
TACCACTGGATGAATGACGTGATGCCGGCCTGCGCCACCAGCCCGACCGCTGAGCGGCGGGCCGGTGGCATGTCGGCGTACCAGGGGAGCGTGTCCTCCAGGCGCTTGATCGTCACCGTCGCGATGTCGCCGGAGATCCGGCGCAGCCACGCGAGCGTCGCTGCCTTGTCCATCGAGGAGGGGGACGAGCCTGTCACCTCCGGCTCAGCTCTCGCCGCCGGCGTTCCCGCTCGTGCCGGCGTTGACGTTGTACAGGTCGTACTTCTGGATGGCCTGACCGATCACCGAGCGGTCGAGGCGGCCCTGGTCGGCCAGGCTCTGGAGAGCGCGGACGACCATCGACGGTCCGTCGATCTTGAAGTGCCTGCGGGCCGCGGCGCGGGTGTCCGCGAAGCCGAAGCCGTCGGCGCCGAGCGTGTAGTAGTCACCCGGGACCCACTGACGGATCTGGTCCTGCACGGCGTGCATGAAGTCGCTCGTCGCGATGACCGGTCCATCGGCCGAGGCGAGCTTCTCGGTCAGGTAGGCGACCTTCGGCTCTTGCTCGGGGTGCAGGAAGTTGTGCTCGTCGGCGGCGAGGCCGTCGCGGCGCAGCTCGGTCCAGCTCGTCACTGACCAGACATCGGCAACGACACCCCAGTCCTTGGCGAGCAGATCCTGAGCCTCCAGCGCCCACGGGACGCCGACGCCCGACGCGAGCAGCTGGACGCGCGGTCCGTCGCCCTCGCCGACGGCGATCCGGTGGATGCCCTTCAGGATGCCTTCGACATCGACATCCTCGGGCTCGGCCGGCTGCTTCATCGGCTCGTTGTACACCGTCAGGTAGTACATGACGTCCGGGTCCGGGTGCGATCCGCCGTACATGCGCTCGAGGCCGGCCTGCACGATGTGCGCCACCTCGTAGCCGAACGCGGGGTCGTAGGTCACGGTCGCCGGGTTCGTCGACGCGAGCAACGGCGAGTGACCGTCGGCGTGCTGGGTGCCCTCGCCCGTGAGCGTGGTGCGACCGGCGGTCGCGCCGATCACGAAACCACGCGCCATCTGGTCGGCCGCCGCCCAGAAGGCGTCGCCCGTGCGCTGGTAGCCGAACATCGAGTAGAAGATGTAGATCGGGATCAGCGGCTCGCCGTGCGTCGAATACGACGTGCCGGTCGCCGTGAGAGCGGCTGTGGCGCCGGCCTCGTTGATTCCGACGTGCATGATCTGCCCCTGCGGGCTCTCCTTGTAGGCCAGGAGCAGCTCGCGGTCGACTGAGGTGTAGTTCTGGCCGTTCGGGTTGTAGATCTTCGCGGTGGGGAAGTAGGCGTCCATGCCGAACGTGCGCGCCTCGTCCGGGATGATCGGCACGATGCGCTGACCGAAGCCCTTCACGCGCATGAGGTCCTTGAGCATGCGGACGAACGCCATCGTCGTGGCGACCTCCTGGTTGCCCGAGCCCTTCTTGAGCAGCGCGTAGTCCTTGTCCTCGGGGAGGGTGAGGTCGACGTGCGTGGTGCGGCGCTCCGGCAGGAACCCGCCGAGTTCGCGGCGGCGGTCCAGCATGTACTGGATCGTCTCGTCCTGCGCACCGGGGTGGTAGTACGGAGGGCGGTACGGGTCGGCCTCGAGCTGGGCATCCGTGATCGGGATCTGCATGGTGTCGCGGAAGAGCTTGAGGTCGTCCAGCGTCATCTTCTTCATCTGGTGGGTCGCGTTGCGTCCCTCGAAGTGCGGGCCGAGGCCGTAGCCCTTGACGGTCTTCGCGAGGATGACCGTCGGCTGGCCCTTGTGCTCCATGGCGGCCTTGTACGCGGCGTACACCTTGCGGTAGTCGTGACCGCCGCGGCGGAGCTTCCAGATCTGGTCGTCCGTGAGGTCCTTGACCAGGGACAGTGCCCGCTCGTCACGACCGAAGAAGTTCTCGCGGACGTAGGCGCCGCTCTCGGCCTTGTATGTCTGGAAGTCGCCGTCGGGGGTGACGTTCATCAGGTTCAGCAGTGCGCCGTCGGTGTCGGCGGCGAGCAGGTCGTCCCACTCGCGGCCCCAGACGACCTTGATGACGTTCCAGCCGGCGCCGCGGAAGTAGCTCTCGAGCTCCTGCATGATCTTGCCGTTGCCGCGCACAGGGCCGTCGAGGCGCTGCAGGTTGCAATTGATCACGAAGGTCAGGTTGTCCAAGCCCTCGTTGGCGGCGACCTGCAGCTGGCCGCGGGACTCGACCTCGTCCATCTCGCCGTCGCCGAGGAACGCCCAGACGTGCGAGTCGGCGACATCCTTGATGCCGCGGTTGGCGAGGTACTTGTTCGTCATCGCCTGGTAGATGGCGTTGATCGGGCCGAGGCCCATCGAGACCGTCGGGAACTGCCAGAACTCCGGCATCATCCGCGGGTGCGGGTAGGAGGGCAGGCCGTTCGGCGCGCCGGACTTCTCCTGGCGGAAGGCGTCGAGCTGCGACTCGGTGAGGCGTCCTTCGAGGAAGGCGCGGGCGTACATTCCGGGGGAGGCGTGCCCCTGGTAGAAGATCTGGTCGCCGCCGGAGTCGTGGCCCTGACCGCGGAAGAAGTGGTTGTGGCCCACCTCGTACAGCGATGCCGCGGACGCGTACGTCGAGATGTGCCCGCCGACGCCGATTCCAGGGCGCTGCGCGCGGTGCACGGTGATGGCCGCGTTCCAGCGGATCCAGTGGCGATAGCGGCGCTCGAGCTCCTCGTCGCCGGGGAACTCCGGCTCGTTCTCGGACGCGATGGTGTTGATGTAGTCCGTGGTCGGCACCATCGGAACGCCCAGGTGCAGCTCCTTGGAGCGCTTGAGCAGGCTGAGCATGATCTCGCGTCCGCGACCGTGTCCCTTCGCATCGACGAGCTCGTCGAGGGACTGCTGCCATTCACCGGTCTCTTCCGGATCGCTGTCGAGGGGGCCCTGGGAGTACGGATCCTGATCGTGGACGGTCACGGTGGAGCCTTTCGTCAAGCTGGCAGGTCATGCCAAGGAAACGGGAAGCGACACGGGGAGCCTTGTCGGCTCTGCACAACGCGCGCCGAAATCAGCCTAGCCCTGTTCTCCGACGACGGCGCACATCGACCGGGTCGGAGAATTCCCCACCGGACGGTCCTCGTCGTGGGTGTCAGTGACCGATGACGCCCTGGAGCTCCACCATCATCCTGATCGCGGCGATCGTCTCCCGCTTCTTCAGGTTCTCCACCTTCTCCGGCCCGCCGATCGAGCGCAGCGGCACGAAGACGAACGACTGATCGTACGGGAGCTCGCCGTGCGCCGCGACGGCCTGCGGGAAGATGTCCCAGTTCAACGTTCGCGACAGATAGAAGTCGCGGGCCCTGTTCAGCATCTGCAGGACT
This window contains:
- the aceE gene encoding pyruvate dehydrogenase (acetyl-transferring), homodimeric type, which encodes MTVHDQDPYSQGPLDSDPEETGEWQQSLDELVDAKGHGRGREIMLSLLKRSKELHLGVPMVPTTDYINTIASENEPEFPGDEELERRYRHWIRWNAAITVHRAQRPGIGVGGHISTYASAASLYEVGHNHFFRGQGHDSGGDQIFYQGHASPGMYARAFLEGRLTESQLDAFRQEKSGAPNGLPSYPHPRMMPEFWQFPTVSMGLGPINAIYQAMTNKYLANRGIKDVADSHVWAFLGDGEMDEVESRGQLQVAANEGLDNLTFVINCNLQRLDGPVRGNGKIMQELESYFRGAGWNVIKVVWGREWDDLLAADTDGALLNLMNVTPDGDFQTYKAESGAYVRENFFGRDERALSLVKDLTDDQIWKLRRGGHDYRKVYAAYKAAMEHKGQPTVILAKTVKGYGLGPHFEGRNATHQMKKMTLDDLKLFRDTMQIPITDAQLEADPYRPPYYHPGAQDETIQYMLDRRRELGGFLPERRTTHVDLTLPEDKDYALLKKGSGNQEVATTMAFVRMLKDLMRVKGFGQRIVPIIPDEARTFGMDAYFPTAKIYNPNGQNYTSVDRELLLAYKESPQGQIMHVGINEAGATAALTATGTSYSTHGEPLIPIYIFYSMFGYQRTGDAFWAAADQMARGFVIGATAGRTTLTGEGTQHADGHSPLLASTNPATVTYDPAFGYEVAHIVQAGLERMYGGSHPDPDVMYYLTVYNEPMKQPAEPEDVDVEGILKGIHRIAVGEGDGPRVQLLASGVGVPWALEAQDLLAKDWGVVADVWSVTSWTELRRDGLAADEHNFLHPEQEPKVAYLTEKLASADGPVIATSDFMHAVQDQIRQWVPGDYYTLGADGFGFADTRAAARRHFKIDGPSMVVRALQSLADQGRLDRSVIGQAIQKYDLYNVNAGTSGNAGGES